AATGgacagtcaaatgcttgctcccagaagtccTTGAGAAAACCATCACCTGGATTCCAGTAAGGTTTTATGCTCTGAAGAAATTCATGGAACTCGAGAAGCTCATTTGAGTGAATGGTGAAGGAAATGGCACCTTGAAAGAGCTCAAGATCCCAAGACTTTTGAAAACTCAATAATACAAAATCGATTTGTGTTGTCATGATCCACACCTTTCTAAATGATGCACTTTCCTTATTTCCAGGATCTCGTAGAAATATAACAGATCTCAGCCAGGTCAATGTCAGAGAATCTCCATAGACAATGAATGCATTGGCTTTGTCATTTGTGACACCCTCATAATACTTATCAATCATCTCAAAAATTTCGCCCAACATATCAAAATGAGCaattttttccattctttgtgtGAAGGCTGAACAGAATCCATGCTGGTAGAGCAATTGCTCCAGGGCCTGCAAGAAATTTTCTCCTCCGTCATCATCTGTAACAAAGagtccaacccatgtccatccaaaatgctgGAGCAAATTGATGATCGCCATATACTGATGAGcttcattggggaccatgcggtaaaaggaaaggaagtgatCTATATCACTCTCCTCCTGCGGAAATGAGCCATATGCAAGCTACAAGGAAAAGAACAGACATAATAATGGTACCTAAGTATATACAATTATTTTGAGCATGTGGTCTTCATTCAAGAAATGTTTGTTGAATCAATTTTGGGGTTTCCAGACAGTGAAACTGAAGGATGCTTCAAGCTGAATATTCAAGAGTAGTGGCGACATTTTCCGATTTCTGGATACTTAATTTCAAAAAGTATTTATGTCTTGTCAGAAATGtccctttgtttcatttgtagAGTGCAATCCTATTGTGGAATTACTCTGTGGAAATTCAGTATTTGGGAGAAGCCGCACTAGTTGGATGAACCCTAGATAAATCTTTGCCATGTCCGATAGGCTGGCAAAATTCCTCAATGCACCAGCCGAATGCTACTCTAGTTCAACTGTTGGGAATCATGTATAAGATGCACATGGCAGAGGAAGATATATTAGATCTATATGGGTTGAAGAACTGTAGTTCACATACTCAAagtgctgtatgtgtgtgttgcagatGGTTGgaccgaagctacgaacatgagtctgaccaaactgcaggaggcagtggaagacaggagtgccaggcatgctctggtccatggggtcacgaagagtcgggcacgccTAAACGCCTTAACAACAGGGTGCTTGTGTTGGAAGTGTCCAAGGTGCTGAATGCTCTCTGCTTTCACTAGTGTAACAATCTCTACTGTTAAGGAGTAATCTATGTTTCTGATAGACATTGTAGCTTCTAATGCTTCAGCATCAGTCATATTCACATTCTGAATCTCAAAATCATTTTCGGAATGGTAAGAGAAAagtgagatttttttgggggggggaatcatgtctCTATGCATAAAACCTACTTGTGGAATCTTGTAGAGCCTTAAAGTATCAGCCATATGGAAAGAGGTATCAGAGTTAAGTCCTCCGATTATGGCTATGAGGTTTTTCTGCgagtcacatttgtagttgggagcAAATCTATGCATTTTAAAGAGCAGGTCCAAAGTGTTACGATATGTAATCCTTGCATCATAATAGCTGTCGTAGATGTGGAACCCCagggtgacattgggcaagaGGTTGGGATTCTCATTTATCACTtttacagcaaatgccaaggccaggatgtgctggtagaattttGTTACCATGCTGCAAATGAGGTCAGTTTAAAATTTCAGAGGAGAATTCTACAATGCAGGAAGTAGAGAAAAAAATTGCCATTTATGTCTCAAACAGAACTAACTTTGTCTTTTATGGTGGctctaaaataataaatatatatcatcCATCGTGCCATCTCTGTATTATGTCTTGTTTGACCTTTAATCTCAGTTGCCCGCCCCCCTCAAAAGACAACAACAATCTTCCCCTCTTTCTATTTTTACTAAAACTGGCTAACTTACAGGTGACCATTCTGTGCAAGTAGCCCAGAAAAGCAGAAATATTTCAAAGAAATTCACTCAAACAGTCCCTGATTCATGATATATGTTCTAGGAAGATTAAACAGAGTCTGTGCCCCAAGACTAGGTACAGTAGTATCATCTCCATCCTCCTCTTGTTGGTCCTTATTACATATCCATTTGGTACAATTAAAACTAAGCATACAAACCACATTTCTTTTCAAACCacattgcttttcaaaataaaaaggatTGTCATTAATCACAAAGGTCAAAGCCATCATTTACTGCCTGCCAGTTTAGTAGGATGCACAATACTaaataaagtaaaaaggtaaaggtaaagggacccctgaccattattggccgagggagccggtgtatagcttccaggtcatgtactGGGAAGTATTAATTCCACAAATGAAGGGGGAGGGACAGTCTCTTACTGTGGATTATCATCAAACAGATTCTGTGAAGGGTTTTCCTTGAACAAATCTTCAATGATGGAATAGTAGAACTGAGAAGCAATCCCACCAATGATGAGGCCACCTGACTGGTACCACTCATGTGGAACAGGAAATGTTTCAGTCTCAGGGCACCTCATAGCTGCTTTGCACAAAACATGAGGCAGCAGAAAAAGCAAAGTGAATGACCACAGCACCTTGTAGTCAAGCGTCTCAGAAAATGTGGATGCTCTTGTGCCCATCAGTACAGTACCTGCAGACTAACTTAAACTAGATTGAATGATAACTGTCTGTCACTACAGCACAACAAGAGAGATTGGCACAACTTATTTTAAGAATCAAAACCGTATGAACACATGCTATGGCCGATAGGTGAGATTTCCAACACTGATTGCTAGTCTgaccaataatttaaaaaactatAAAATTGGAGAAAGAAAATTGAAAGTCATGCCTGCCTCTTACCACTACTCCTATCTATTCATTGTGCATAGTTTCATCTAATATAATCTCTTTCATGGCTGTTCGTTGACAGCTTTCTCATGCCTTCTGAAATGCCTCTGGAGTTCTGACCAGATGCACAAATTATAGTGATTTGGATAATTGTAGGTTGAAAAAATCAGTAAAAGATTTAGTCTCAGTTCCAAGGGtcattttataaaaacaacaacatgttgagcTACATGTTACCTCTAtccattagagcaggggtgggcaactcccaagagagtgtgatctactcacagagttaaaaactggcagtgatctacccccttttgggggtgcaggtcaaggctgttgagctttttttagggaggaggaaagccacattttttgggggaaaataattagctttctttaggggagccaaatttgttgagcttcttttttgagggggggggggcagtgctctACCAGTgctctaccacagatgtccagtgatctaccagtatatTATGATCTGCCTGTTGGACAAGCCTGCATTAGAAGCACCAAAGGTGGCATTTAGCTCAAAGTCTTCCATGTCAAGTGAATACCAGCAGGAAAGTCAAAGTGaatccattttgttttgtaaCTCAAAGCAGCAAATGTTGAAAGAAAATTGACATCCTTCTGCTCAATACACTTTCAAGACTAGTCTCTTCTTCCCATTAAGCTTCTAGAGGGATAGTTGGACGCTGAATATGAGGAAAATGGTATCATTAAATTCATTTGTTCACTTAGGTAAGAgcatattttaaatattctgATTCTAAGCTGCACCTTGACCTCATTTTCAGGCATTTCAGTTCTATCATCAATAGTGCCATAACATGATGGTGAAATTCTGCCccagtggaactgaaagctgctcgctaagcatatatagggtaaggctgtcaatcaatcatttgctacatgcagatctccccagcaacagcacatccaccaatcacacatgtggccatccaaactgacccacctctccaaccctgggatgtcttgttaacccttccgcaacccatgttctcctctatggggagaacctgctttaccaaaatgatggattatgctgaaatggcaaagatgacTTTGAATATCAGACATCAAGATGATAAAAATTTTAAACAAGAATGGGAATTTTTTTGTTGAGTATCTTAAAAACCACTGTAGCTATttagaaacattagcaggatttataTACCGTACCATTTATGAAGTAAAATGAATAAGATTAGTAAATAAGGAGATGAAATAGAAtggataattataattatatgcaAAAAAGAGGGTAAAATATGGAAACCAGGGTGGGACGGGGCAAGTCTGAGGGGTTTGTATAATCCCAGTATTATATATATGGAAATTGTTTGGAGTGTATGGAAATAATGTTGACAtcaaaaactgggggggggggttgttaagaaaaaagaaaacaagcctgGGAAAGCAATTGATTAATTGTCCTCTTGTTCATGAATGGGTGATGGTGGGGGTGTTGGTGGGGGTGTAGGTGGGTAGCAGTGTTTGGAGGGGGTGTTGCCACAAATTTATTGTGTAATAAAATATTGGTTTCCCAGTCCTTTCATTAAGTGGTCATTGTTTCATAAGTGGCCATTGTTGCAAGATTTGTTGCTTTGCTTCACTCTTATTTTtttgctgatgttgttgttgttgttaaattataccccacccatctggctgggtctcccccgccactctgggtggcttccaacaaataccaaaatacattaaaatatcacagattaaaaacttccctaaacagggctgcctttaggtgttttctaaatgtcaggtagttgtttatctccttgacctccgatggaagggcgttccacagggtcggtgccactaccgagaaggccctctgcctggttccctgtagctttgcttctcgcagtgagggaactgccagaaggccctcggtgctggatctcagtgtccgggctgaacaatgggggtggagatgctccttcaggtatataggaccgaggccgtttagggctttaaaggtcagcaccaacactttgcattgtgctcggaaacgtactgggagccaatgttatgtggtctcggcagccgatcccagtcaccagtcaagctgctgcattctggattaattgcagttttcgggtaaccttcaaaggtagccccatgtagagcgcattgcagtagtccaagcaggagataactagagcatgtaccactctggtgagacagttaaCCTGGGATGAAGGGCATACGCCATTGTATCTGCCCTTATCCCAGATCAccttgggtttggattgctcttaTTTCTGAAACAGGTGGTAACTGGATGATGCATTGTAATGACAACCCAAAGGTACACAACATACAGCTCtacattgcagagagttggactagatgagtcttgggataccttccaactatactattctatgattctaagttagtCAGCGAATAAGATGTATAATCCCATTTCATCAGCTACTTCTGGAGGATAAACTGGATGCAGCCCCACCTTGGACTACTCAATCCATTGGATGACATAGATTTTGATTTCAACACATTACCTGCAAAGACTGCTGGTCTTGAAGTTCAAATCTCTTATCCCAGAccattgttttctgcttcaatctACTTGAgtacatggcatgcaaagcatgagccacagcatagacagcattgtagatactgtagctttGGCCAGTCATGTCCATTTCAAACTGAGGCCCAGGAAGGCTCCCCAACCTCTCTTCCCCGGTACATGGTTCATTGCCTTCCATTGGCACACTGGAGTTTGTGAATGATTCCTCCCAGAACTCCTGCAGAAAACCATCTCCTTCTGTTTTATCAGGTTTTAAATTCTGGAGAAATTCATTGAATTCTTGAACCTCTTTTGAGTGTATTGTGAAGGAAATCGCACCTCGAACGAGCTCAAGATCCTTTGATATGAAATCAATCTGTGTTGTTATTATCCATACCTTCCTAAATGATGAGCTTTCCTTATTTTCAAACTCTCGTAGAAATATAGTAGCTCTCATCCATATAATGGTCAAAGATTCTCCAAAGAGTATACATGCACTGATTTTATCATTGGTTAAAGAGAGAGAATTATCCCTGAGCACACCAACTGTTTCACTCAGCTTATCTATACGGCCTATTTGTGGTATTTTTTGGAACATAGCTAATCTTTAATTAGGCttctaaaataaataattcaCATTCTACAATGTGTTTGTCTTTTTCATTGTTTTCCCTGTAACCAGAATGAggctacataaaagaaaaaataaaagaaaaagaaattagctttaaaggggggggggagaatatgctGTCATAAGTGGCAATAAAGAGATTTGGATATAGCTATGTGATattctgggacgcgggtggtgctgtggtctaaaccacagagcctagggcttgccgatcagaaggtcggtggttcaaatccccgtgacagggtgcggtcccgttgctcggtcccagctcctgccaacctagaagttcgaaagcacgtcaaagtacaagtagataaataggtttccatgcactgctctggttcaccagaagtggatAAGGTCATGCTGgagacatgacctggaagctgtacgccggctccctcggccaacaaaacgagatgagtgccgcaaccccagagtcgtctgtgactggacgtaacggtcaggggtccctttacctttacctatgtgatATTCTAAGTCAATAATAAAGCATTCTGAGAATAAAAGAATGTTCTATCTGTAATTACAAAGAGTTTCATGTTTGAAAGAATAACAATTATCAATGTTTATTTCAAAAAGGAACTTAAACAGTAACCTTGAACTAGTCTAAAGCCAAATACTCACATACAGCTTTGGTACTTAACACACCTGAGCAGTTGTATTTGTATCCTCACAAATCTCACCATCTGAACAGAATGCATTCTCAGGAAATCATTTGTTTGGTGGCCATTTGGATAATGAGTAAACAATTTCCATTAATTCCTACTGGAATATTTCTAACATGTTATCAAATCCaaaattttgcccccccccccggggaaaaCCCCCAGGAAAACCCTCTGGACCATTGTAAAAGGCAAAAAAGGAAGAGAACTCTGCTTATCTGTTTATAGTACTAACCACAAGTCCAACTGTTTGGATATCTGAGTCTGTGGTGCATATAAAAACGTTTGGGTATGAATTACCCATGTCAGAATAAGTGAATTTGGATACTGGAACCTGTATGTATAACATTAAATTAAACAAATGGCAAAAAAGTGATCTCAAGTACTTATAGTTCTGTAAGAGAGATAGAGATTTTAGttctgtaagagagagagagagagagagagagagagagagagagagagagagagagagagggagggagggagagagagagggggggagtttGGTCTTCAACTCTTACCCCTATTACATATTTAAAATTTGCAAGAGtaaggtaaaataataataaaaaatgtttaatacaTTTTTCTTATAAGTTGTTCTCTGTTGTTGAACTCGGGCCTCAGAATAATGATGCAGCATttaggggcaaagatgcagcccaataacccagcactggaggacaagatggagaagacctccacagccaccatgtgtttccctcttgtgctcaggtaggctggaaaaaaagacagccaaacagtgcaaaagagcaacatgctgaaggtaatgaacttggcttcattaaaactgtcaggtaacttgcgGGCTGCAAATGCGGCAATGAAGCTGGCAATGGCCAAGAGGaacatgtagcccaggacacaatagaacatggtgactgacccttcattacattgcacaatgatttCTTCGGCTAAAGAGTGCATGTCAAAatcagggaatgggggagatATCATTAACCATAACATAGAAATACTTGCTTGAATAAAAGAGCAGGAAATTACAACTGAGTAGGCCAGTCTTTTCCCTACCCACTTCCTCACGCTGGACCCAGGCTTGGTGGCCATAAAAGCTAGAACTACAGTGATAgttttggccaacacacaagaaatGGCTacagagaagatgatgccaaatgTTGGTTGCCGGAGGAGGCAGGAGACTTTGTTAGGTTCACCGAGAAATAAcaatgaagagaggaagcagagcaggagagagacaaggagagagtaggtgaggtcccggttgttggctttgactatgggagtgtctTTGTACTTAATGAATGTTCCTAGCACCAAAGCTGTgatgaggaagaaagaaagggcaacTGATGCTAAACTGATCcctaaaggttcttcataagaaaGGAAGGTCATCGTTTTCTCAATGCAGGCAGTTTTGTTATTGTTTGGATACTGAGCTTTTGGGCATCTGAAGCAGTCATTCatatctgaaaaataaacaagGTCAAATTTCAATACTGATTAAACAGCATGTTTGTCTTCTATGTGACTGTTTCACTGACATGAAATTAAACCTATTGGAATGCATGTGTTTTAGTGTTCCGATATAGATGCTTTGACATCACTGATTCTGAAAGCTATTATACTTTTCAACAGCATTTGGGCTTCCATGTGTCTCAGTGTTCATATATGAGTCTTTTAAACTCAGTATATTTTAAGGCTTATTAAAATCTTTTGTGTGCTAAGTTGATAATATCCTTTTAACTATATTTCTTTTtcggataagaacataagagccaaTGACCCATTTCATCCAGCTTtgatttcacagtggccaatcagatgcctatgggaagcctaaaGCAGGACGTGAGTGAACAGAagtctcccccaacccccactctttccagcaactggtatttggaagatTTCAGCCTCTGATGATGGAGGCACAGCAAAGCCATCAGAGATCATAGCCATTGATATTCTCAATGAGTTTGTCTGATTCTCCTTTGAAGCCTTCAAAATCTGTGTCCATCATTGCCTCTTGAAGGAACAAATTCCATAGCTTAATCAAGTACTTCATGAAGATGTTCGTTTTCTTTTGCCTGTTCTGAATTATCCAACACTCAATTTCCTCTGATGTCCCTGAggtctagtaataataatataataataataatttattatttataccccacccatctggctgggttcccccacccactctgggcggcttccaataaaatattaaaatacagaaatccatcaaacattaaaaagcttccctaaacagggctgccttgagatgccttctaaaggtctggtaagtgttgttctctttgacctctggtgggagggcattccacagggcaggtgccactaccgagaaggccctctgcctggttccctgtaacttggcttctcgtagcgagggaaccgccagaaggccctcagcactggacctcagtgtccgggcagaacgatgggggtggagacgctccttcaggtatactggaccgaggccatttattaTGTTTACCCCATTTTCCCATGCATTGAACAATTTTATCCGTTTTTTCCTCATATTGCTCCTTACTGATTTTTGCACTAAATTAACTCACCCCAAAAGCTACCATCTAGCCTTGCCAGTTTCCTCACAGGATGACAAATATGATTGCTGTATAACTCACCATCCTGGTTTGAAATttccccttctggacatggagcacaaccatagcagcaaaacttttccccttctttctttttcttctgattgCCAGGGTGGCAGTGCTCATTACATAGAGAAAGGGGAGTCACCTACACATAGAAGAAAAGCAGTTTAGGAGATCAGAGAAACTAATTGCTTATTTGACTTCTCTTAATGAAGCTCAccactcagcaaaaaaaaaaaggttcaatATAATTAGCTGCCTTACACAGCTGTGTTAACTATGGGTCACATTATTTGGGATGCCCTTCgaacctatgacaaactttgcaATCGttttgcagagggggaaatcacattCTAAGGTGCCCCAAAATATTGTCTGACTTCCCAAACATGGCAATACTGGTCAAATCCAATCCAATATTGTTCAATTCACATcaaacctgtgccaaagttttgtaTTTTTGGATTGTGGGTGACCGGTAGGGCACTAGGTTTGTCAGGTCAGCCACACATAATGAGGGCTCCCCAAAATGCAAAGTTTGCAATGCAAAATGctgcaaaatgatttttaaaaaagctcaccaGGACTTCATTTTAATGCTGCCTagagatgcaagggattgaacctgggaccttttgcaaacaatatgtgttcttttatttagttATTGTCTCCATACAATAGAAAAAAAGATTTTACCGAATGGGCACCTATGTAGTAATTTCATTGATATACTCCAAAGCTTTGCTTTATATATATGGAAGATATACCGTAGTTATACAAAAATTTAATGGTTTTCCCCCCTGTTATCAATTTTGAATGTGCCAGGCAGCCACATTTTTCCTTGGCTATATCAGATGGAAACAACGGTTTTAAACAAAACGGAATTTCTGACATCTAAAGAACACATCATAAGACCAGTGATGACCAGAAGAATTCCTAGTATTCAGACCTGATTAAAACCTCTGTGCCACACAATGATATCTCCATGAAAAATGAATGCTTCTCCTTCAAGAGCATCAGGATCAACTTGTCCAATTTTCATTTGAAGGAAGGACTTGTTTGGAAATGTGATCATGTTCGTGATGTCAAATCCACCTTTCATTTCCCTTTTATCATTAAAGGACATTGTTTCTCCTGCTGAGTTGTTGAATAAAATGCCTTGCAGAAAATAGTGCAGCTGATtcaaagagaaaaaaggaaaataaggaAAGTACTGGTATATATAATGCAGACCAAGACTAAGCAATGAGCTATTTTCATATAGCTGATAATAGTTATGACACAGCAATATGTGGCTAAGATTCTGTACATGCTAAATATACAGGAAAGGGGGGCACTCACAAAATCTTATCTCTTGATGTCTGGCCTTCGAGTAATTGACTCACTGAAATGATATATTGTTTGCAACaagttacctgccaaggctgcagatCTTGAAGTTCAAATCTTTTGTCTCCTGCCATTGCTCTGTGCTTTGATCTGTATGAAtaaattgcatgcaaagcatgagccacaacaaagacagcattgtagatactgtagctgtggccagtcatgcccATTTCAAACAGATGGCCAGGAAGACCCTCTAACTTCTCCTCCCCTGTACATGGTTCAGTATCTTGCATGAGCAGATCTGGAAATGGACAGTCAAATGCTTGTTCCCAAAAGTCCTTGAGAAAACCATTGCCTTGATTCCAGTAAGGTTTTATGCTCTGAAGAAATTCATTGAACTTGAGAAGTTCTTTTGAGTGAATGGTGAAGGAAATGGCACCTTGAAAGAGCTCAAGATTCCAAGACTTTTGAAAACTCAGTAATACGAAATCAATTTGTGTTGTCATGATCCACACCTTTCTAAATGTTGAGCTTTCCTTATTTTCAGGATCTCGTAGATACATAACAGATCTCAACCAGGTCAATGTCAGAGAATCTCCATAGACGATGAATGCATTGGCTTTATCATTTGTGAGACCCACATAATAGCTTTTGAGCATGTCATAAAGTTCATCCAACATATCAAAATGAGCTACCTTTTCCATTCTTTGTGTGAAGGCTGAACAGATCCCATGCTGGTAGAACAAGTGCTCAAGGGCACGCAAGAATTTTTCTCCTCCGTAATCATCCATAATAAAGagtccaacccatgtccatccaaaatgctgTAGCAAATTTATGATCGCCATATACTGATGAGCTTCATTGGGCACCATGCGGTAAAACGAAAGGAAGTGATCTATATCACTCTCCTCTTGCGGAAATGAGCCATATGCAAGCTAACAGGATAAAACCAGACAGTATATAGATAAGTATAAACAATTCCTTTTAGCATGTGGCTGCTTATTCAACAAATGTTTGTTGAAGCAATTGCTTGTTTTCCAGACACTTAAACTGAAGGCTACTGGCAGTTGAATTCCCTAGAGTTGTGGTGATACATATGTATTGAAGACCTGTGGTTTGCATGTTCAAGGTgctgtgggtgtgtttgtggtgGATGTTTTGTGGATGCCAGCGTAAATGCATGGTGGGACATCCTAAACTCCTTCCAAGCAGGATCTCTGGGGCTTCTTCAAAGAAGCGAGACATGAGTTGTCATGACCTATGAATGGGACAATAGAGTGAATGGCACGAGATTTGGCTTAAAATAGACAATTTCCATGGCAGGGGAACTACCACAATGTAATTCAGAGCTCATTGACTGGAGGATACTTCTCCCTACAGTCATCTGTGTCAGATGATGAGTAATATAATTACAGAACCTCTCTACCCATGCAAATGTCCAATAGTCAAAATAAATTAGGACCCTTTAATCAGTTACCAAGGTTCTCCAAGGAGGCAAAGTCTATGCTCAGTTTCCTAAGTCTTCAGATCAACCCGGCTCCTTGCAGAAACAACGTCTCTTGCAGTTGATGTGGGGAACAGGGTGGTGGTCTTGAAAATGTTCTAGGTGCTGCCTGTTGTCTGCTTGACTCAAACTTTCACTGATGTAGCAATCTCTACTGTTAAGGAGTAATCTACGTTTCTGATAGACATTCCCACTTGTAATGCTACAGCATTGATCATATTCACTTTCTGAAGCTCAAAACCATTTTCAGAATGGAAAGAGAAGAGTGTGATTTGTGGGACAAATAATTCATGCTCCTACTCATAAAACCTACCTGTGGGATCTTGTAGAGGCTTAAGGTATCAGCCATATTGAGGGAGGTATCAGAGTTAAGTCCTCCGATTATGGCGATGAGGTTTTTCTGCgagtcacatttgtagttgggagcAAATCTATGCATTTGAAAGAGCAGGTTCAGAGTGTTACAATAGGTAATCCTTGCATCAttatagctgtcatagatgtggaaccccAGTGTGACATTGGGCAAGAGGTTGGGGTTCTCATTTATCACTTTTACCGCAAATGCCAAGgcaaggatgtgctggtagaactTTGTTATCATGCTGCAAATGAGGTAAGTAAGGTAATGCAGGAAGTAGACAAAAAAAAAGCCATTTCTGTTTCAAACTGATACATATAGAAACCTGCTATCTTTTTTGGTGCTTCTAAAATAATACATATCAAACCCTTCAACCCAAATGAAATAATCATGCCATCTGTGTATTATGTCTTGTTTGACTTCTAATCTCTTGACTTTTAATGTCTTGTTTAATCAGTTGTTTAATGTCTTGTTTAATCAGTTGCCTGCCCCCCTCAAAAGACAACAACAATCTCTACCTAATTCTCTTTGTACGCAAGCTGGCCATGCAGATGCCATTCTATGCATC
The window above is part of the Zootoca vivipara chromosome 13, rZooViv1.1, whole genome shotgun sequence genome. Proteins encoded here:
- the LOC132593019 gene encoding vomeronasal type-2 receptor 26-like, giving the protein MRCPETETFPVPHEWYQSGGLIIGGIASQFYYSIIEDLFKENPSQNLFDDNPHMVTKFYQHILALAFAVKVINENPNLLPNVTLGFHIYDSYYDARITYRNTLDLLFKMHRFAPNYKCDSQKNLIAIIGGLNSDTSFHMADTLRLYKIPQLAYGSFPQEESDIDHFLSFYRMVPNEAHQYMAIINLLQHFGWTWVGLFVTDDDGGENFLQALEQLLYQHGFCSAFTQRMEKIAHFDMLGEIFEMIDKYYEGVTNDKANAFIVYGDSLTLTWLRSVIFLRDPGNKESASFRKVWIMTTQIDFVLLSFQKSWDLELFQGAISFTIHSNELLEFHEFLQSIKPYWNPGDGFLKDFWEQAFDCPFPDLVMQDMETYMNDCFRCPKAQYPNKNKTACIQKTMTFLSYEEPLGISLASFALSFFLFTALVLGTFIMYKDTPIVKANNRDLTYSLIVSLLLCFLSSLLFLGEPCKVSCLLRQPTFGIIFSMAVSCVLAKTVTVVLAFMATKPGSSMRKWVGKRLAYSVVIPCSLIQSTICTVWLMTSPPFPELDIHSSAEEIIVQCNEGSVTMFYCVLGYMGLLAIASFVAAFAARKLPDSFNEAKFITFSMLLFCSVWLSFFPAYLSTRGKHMVAVEIFSILSSSAGLLGCIFAPKCYIIILRPELNNREQLIQKRY